In a genomic window of Erigeron canadensis isolate Cc75 chromosome 5, C_canadensis_v1, whole genome shotgun sequence:
- the LOC122600380 gene encoding axial regulator YABBY 1-like produces the protein MSSSGSFSPDHHHHYHLSPPPNEQLRYVQCNFCHTILVVCVPSSSLYATVTVRCGHCAEVLPVNMRASLPAAAPNQFQQQQQLAGHNFFSHQNIILEEMRNNPSSLLMNQHIPEPFGPVRVDELLKPPVVNRPPEKRQRVPSAYNRFIKEEIQRIKAGNPDISHREAFSAAAKNWAHFPHIHFGLMPDQPLKKTNVCQQEGGDLRIKETLLTAGNVGVSPY, from the exons atgTCATCTTCAGGTTCTTTCTCACcggaccaccaccaccattaccaCCTGTCTCCTCCTCCCAACGAGCAACTCCGCTATGTCCAGTGCAATTTCTGTCACACCATACTCGTG GTGTGTGTTCCTAGCAGCAGTTTGTACGCAACAGTTACGGTTCGATGTGGCCACTGCGCGGAGGTGTTGCCTGTCAACATGCGTGCAAGTCTTCCTGCTGCTGCTCCAAATCAGttccagcagcagcagcagctggCGGGCCATAAtttcttttctcatcaaaaCATTATCTTG GAGGAAATGAGAAACAACCCCTCCAGCCTGTTGATGAATCAGCATATTCCAGAGCCGTTCGGGCCTGTTCGAGTCGATGAGCTTCTCAAACCTCCTGTGGTCAATAGAC CTCCAGAAAAGCGCCAGAGAGTTCCTTCTGCTTACAACAGGTTCATCAA GGAGGAGATCCAACGTATCAAAGCAGGAAACCCAGACATAAGTCATAGGGAAGCCTTCAGTGCAGCTGCAAAGAAT TGGGCACATTTTCCTCACATCCACTTTGGTCTTATGCCTGATCAGCCCCTTAAGAAAACCAATGTTTGCCAACAG GAAGGAGGTGATCTTCGCATCAAAGAGACTTTATTGACCGCAGGCAACGTGGGTGTTTCACCGTACTAA
- the LOC122599183 gene encoding pectinesterase 2-like yields the protein MSNFPSLATLVLCLFLLISPLVYGYTNTEIGSWCAQTPHPDSCEYFLSENKGLAGPVKHKPDFIKALIKVTLERARKAESSTRGLGPKCSNKLEKEAWEDCLELYENTVERINMTIDPRKPCSQYEMQTWLSTALTNLETCRAGFQELGVGGHILPLMNNNVSALISNTLAMNKGGSPPTSYQKGFPSWVKPGDRKLLQSSSPASQANVVVAQDGSGNYKTIAEAIAAAGKRPGSGRYVIYVKAGTYKENIEIGTKLKNIMLLGDGIGKTIITGSKSVGGGATTFNSATVAVVGDGFIGRDITFRNTAGPQNHQAVALRSGSDLSVFYKCSFEGYQDTLYVHSDRQFYRECDIYGTVDFIFGNAAVVFQNCNIYARNPPNKTNTVTAQGRTDPNQNTGISIQNCRVMAASDLKGSTGSVKTYLGRPWKQYSRTVFMKTFLDSLVDPAGWLPWSGNFALDTLYYGEYANTGPGSSTAKRVSWKGYRVITSATEASKFTVSNFIAGGSWLPSTNVPFTSGL from the exons atgTCAAACTTTCCATCTTTAGCAACCTTAGTTTTATGTCTGTTCCTTCTTATATCTCCTTTGGTATATGGCTACACAAACACGGAGATCGGTTCATGGTGCGCTCAAACACCTCACCCGGATTCGTGTGAGTATTTTTTGTCCGAGAACAAAGGTTTAGCTGGTCCAGTGAAGCATAAACCGGATTTCATCAAGGCGCTAATCAAGGTGACCTTAGAGCGAGCACGAAAGGCTGAGTCGAGTACTCGTGGGCTTGGCCCAAAATGTAGTAACAAGCTTGAAAAGGAAGCTTGGGAAGATTGCCTTGAGCTTTACGAAAACACAGTTGAGAGGATCAATATGACTATTGATCCTCGTAAGCCGTGTAGCCAGTATGAGATGCAAACCTGGCTCAGCACAGCCCTCACAAATCTCGAGACGTGTAGGGCTGGGTTTCAAGAGCTAGGTGTTGGTGGCCACATTTTGCCACTCATGAACAATAATGTATCTGCTTTAATTAGCAACACCTTGGCAATGAACAAAGGAGGATCACCTCCAACTAGTTACCAAAAAGGGTTCCCTAGTTGGGTGAAACCAGGTGATCGAAAGCTATTACAATCTTCGAGCCCAGCTTCTCAAGCTAATGTCGTGGTGGCCCAAGATGGTTCGGGCAACTACAAGACAATAGCCGAGGCTATAGCCGCTGCTGGAAAACGGCCTGGCAGCGGGAGGTACGTCATATATGTGAAGGCAGGTACTTACAAGGAGAATATCGAAATCGGAACGAAGTTGAAAAATATAATGCTACTAGGAGATGGTATCGGAAAGACCATCATAACCGGTAGTAAAAGTGTCGGGGGAGGTGCCACAACTTTCAACTCTGCTACTGttg CTGTTGTAGGAGACGGATTTATAGGTCGTGACATTACGTTTAGAAACACGGCAGGACCACAAAACCACCAGGCGGTTGCACTCCGAAGTGGGTCTGATCTCTCGGTGTTCTACAAATGCAGCTTCGAAGGCTACCAAGACACGCTCTACGTTCACTCAGATAGACAATTTTATAGGGAATGTGACATATACGGGACGGTTGATTTCATTTTTGGCAACGCTGCCGTGGTATTTCAAAACTGCAACATTTATGCCCGTAACCCTCCTAACAAGACAAATACCGTGACAGCACAAGGCCGGACTGACCCAAACCAAAACACGGGAATCTCCATCCAAAATTGCCGTGTAATGGCCGCCTCGGACCTAAAAGGATCCACAGGGTCCGTTAAGACATATCTTGGTAGGCCATGGAAGCAATATTCGAGGACTGTTTTTATGAAAACATTCCTCGATAGTCTAGTGGACCCCGCAGGGTGGTTGCCTTGGAGTGGCAATTTTGCGCTTGATACCTTGTATTATGGAGAATACGCGAACACGGGCCCTGGTTCATCAACCGCCAAACGTGTCAGTTGGAAGGGCTACCGGGTGATCACTAGTGCCACGGAGGCATCAAAGTTCACGGTTTCAAACTTCATTGCGGGTGGATCATGGTTGCCGTCTACCAACGTACCCTTCACATCTGGCCTATAA
- the LOC122599184 gene encoding protein FAR1-RELATED SEQUENCE 5-like: protein MVPPQYRHLSKHERQLKYAEQLFVYKASVCNIGPTKAHQLYSTIKGCDENVNGTVTDFRNWSRDLNVYISESDSQMLINKMEEKKEYFPSFSFYYKAEDSLLHSLFWADEVAKCNYKEFSDIMSFDATYQTNRYNMMFVPFTGIDNHGKCVTFAAGLIRDEKAETYTWLLKSFMDAFGKESIMVVTDQDKSMEIAIRNVFKTAKHRLCMWHITQKLPTKVKDAIPSIEDEAERDFKQRFDSIVWNMHMEPKEFEEKWGQLMIDFSLTNDKWFKFMFQIRTSWIPAYFIDTSMFGLMRTTSRSESENAFFSHFTRSGSNLINFMSGFKSAMLKQRSK, encoded by the exons ATGGTTCCACCTCAATACAGACACCTATCAAAGCATGAAAGGCAGCTCAAATATGCCGAACAATTGTTTGTCTACAAAGCATCAGTATGCAATATAGGACCAACCAAGGCACACCAGCTTTATAGTACCATAAAAGGTTGTGATGAAAATGTGAATGGAACTGTAACTGATTTCAGGAATTGGTCAAGGGATCTCAATGTTTATATCAGTGAAAGCGATTCGCAAATGCTGATAAACAAAatggaagaaaagaaagagtatTTTCCTAGTTTTTCATTCTACTACAAGGCTGAAGATAGCTTGTTGCACTCGTTGTTTTGGGCAGATGAAGTTGCTAAGTGCAACTACAAGGAGTTCAGTGACATTATGTCATTTGATGCCACATACCAAACGAACAG GTACAACATGATGTTTGTGCCTTTCACCGGCATAGATAACCACGGTAAATGTGTGACATTTGCAGCGGGGCTCATAAGGGATGAAAAGGCAGAAACATACACTTGGTTGCTTAAAAGTTTCATGGATGCGTTCGGTAAGGAGTCGATTATGGTGGTGACTGATCAAGACAAATCAATGGAAATAGCCATAAGGAATGTATTCAAAACAGCCAAACACAGGTTGTGCATGTGGCACATTACACAGAAGCTACCAACCAAG GTTAAGGACGCGATTCCAAGCATTGAAGATGAAGCAGAAAGAGATTTCAAGCAGAGATTCGACAGTATTGTATGGAACATGCACATGGAACCGAAAGAGTTTGAAGAAAAATGGGGACAGTTGATGATCGACTTCTCACTGACAAATGATAAGTGGTTTAAATTCATGTTCCAGATCAGGACTTCTTGGATACCAGCTTATTTTATCGACACCTCAATGTTTGGGCTCATGCGAACGACCTCAAGGTCTGAAAGTGAGAATGCCTTCTTCTCCCATTTCACAAGATCGGGTtcaaacttgatcaactttatgAGTGGGTTCAAATCAGCGATGCTGAAGCAAAGGTCAAAGTAG